From the genome of Papaver somniferum cultivar HN1 chromosome 2, ASM357369v1, whole genome shotgun sequence, one region includes:
- the LOC113348528 gene encoding uncharacterized membrane protein At1g16860-like, which translates to MATRIPSHQLSSGLYVSGGRPEQSKERQPTMGSRAVPYTGGDVKKSGELGKMFDIPVLDQSSLKPSRQSSSSQHNSGSIRSTSNSGPQNNKSSNSGSMPPPTLQKKSSSTHSGQMMMNLQPTGLITSGPLGSSGNVSGNRGGRSGQLEHSVSSIGKAVYGTAVTNIGKDVKFGFKLSKAIMWVVGVGIIMLLVVGVFMMATVKNGVMLVAVSGIVVLVTLIVVWNFSWRKRGLLGYFNRYPDAELRGAQDGQFVKVTGVVTCGSIPLESSYQRVPRCVYISTELYEYRGCGGKSANSNHWPCSWGMRHFEKHVADFYISDFQSGLRALVKAGNGAKVAPFVKPSTVVDVTKDNRELSPSFLQWISDRKLSTDDRIMRLEEGYIKEGSTVSVMGVVRRHENVLMIVPSDRPASMGCQWLRFLFPSYTEGLILTCDENQNSDVIPV; encoded by the exons ATGGCTACTAGAATACCATCACATCAACTGAGTAGTGGTCTATATGTATCAGGAGGAAGACCAGAACAATCAAAAGAAAGACAACCAACAATGGGATCTAGAGCAGTACCATATACTGGTGGAGATGTAAAGAAATCAGGTGAACTTGGTAAAATGTTTGATATACCAGTGCTTGATCAATCATCACTTAAACCATCAAGACAGTCATCTTCTTCTCAACATAATAGTGGATCTATAAGATCTACTTCTAATTCTGGTCCACAAAATAATAAATCTTCAAATTCTGGTTCTATGCCACCACCAACACTGCAGAAGAAATCATCTTCTACTCATTCTGGTCAGATGATGATGAATTTACAGCCAACTGGGTTAATTACTTCAGGTCCACTTGGATCTTCAGGGAATGTCAGTGGGAACCGTGGGGGTAGAAGTGGTCAATTGGAACATTCTGTTTCTTCAATTGGTAAAGCTGTTTATGGTACTGCTGTTACAAATATAGGAAAAGATGTTAAATTTGGGTTTAAACTGTCTAAAGCAATAATGTGGGTTGTTGGAGTTGGAATTATCATGTTATTAGTTGTTGGGGTTTTTATGATGGCTACTGTTAAAAATGGGGTTATGTTGGTTGCTGTTTCTGGGATTGTGGTTTTGGTTACTTTGATTGTAGTTTGGAACTTCTCTTGGAGGAAAAGAGGTTTATTAGGTTATTTTAATAGGTATCCTGATGCTGAACTCCGAGGTGCTCAAGATGGACAGTTTGTTAAAGTCACTGGG GTTGTTACATGTGGTAGCATTCCACTTGAGTCTTCGTACCAGAGGGTTCCTCGGTGTGTATACATATCCACAGAATTATATGAGTACAGAGGATGTGGTGGAAAGTCTGCGAATTCTAATCACTGGCCCTGTTCATGGGGGATGAGACATTTTGAG AAACATGTGGCGGATTTTTATATTTCGGATTTCCAGTCAGGGCTTAGAGCACTAGTTAAAGCAGGCAATGGAGCTAAAGTTGCTCCATTCGTGAAACCTTCAACTGTGGTTGATGTAACCAAGGATAACCGGGAGCTTTCACCAAGCTTTCTGCAGTGGATATCTGATCGCAAGCTCTCTACTGATGACCGCATCATGCGTCTTGAAGAAGG GTATATTAAAGAAGGGAGCACTGTAAGTGTCATGGGAGTTGTCCGACGTCATGAAAATGTTCTCATGATTGTTCCGTCTGACAGGCCAGCATCAATGGGTTGTCAGTGGCTCCGCTTCCTATTCCCCTCCTATACCGAAGGTCTCATCTTGACGTGTGATGAGAACCAAAATTCTGATGTTATCCCTGTGTAA
- the LOC113351668 gene encoding uncharacterized protein LOC113351668, whose amino-acid sequence MTSLSNLGIGLSLVFSLLLLALVAELYYLLWWKKKRVINNDIQDDYSSSCSSSSAREFLYLFCWKKPSSLSSTGLNPQELFNDLEQQSQLSSSKQLYLNSFGEDSIEAELMRLHNLSGPPRLLFTIKEETKEDLESEDGRSRNNKVSRKSLADFLVAVETPFLTPMSSPRLTPPLTPIHSYNQSGINPLFESSVDPEMYKIRPSPPPKFKFLKDAEDKFCKRRLIEEALKKVQKNAAVSPTSSMASSNEEDGSFTVTVVNKHKESEFDHYHHHHQNSSQILPLSSSPSPSPSTVKSSKH is encoded by the coding sequence ATGACATCTCTGAGCAATTTAGGAATTGGGTTAAGCTTAGTATTTAGTTTACTCTTACTAGCACTTGTTGCAGAGTTATACTATTTACTATGGTGGAAGAAGAAAAGAGTAATCAATAATGATATTCAAGATGATTACAGCAGCAGCTGCAGTTCATCAAGTGCAAGAGAGTTTCTATATTTGTTTTGCTGGAAAAAGCCATCTTCTTTGAGTTCAACAGGATTAAACCCTCAAGAACTCTTTAATGATCTTGAACAACAAAGTCAACTTAGCTCAAGCAAACAGCTATATTTGAACTCATTTGGTGAAGATAGTATTGAAGCTGAATTAATGAGATTGCATAATCTTTCAGGACCACCAAGATTGTTGTTCACCATTAAAGAGGAAACTAAAGAAGATCTGGAGTCAGAAGATGGAAGATCTAGAAATAATAAAGTATCAAGAAAAAGTTTAGCTGATTTTCTTGTTGCAGTTGAGACACCATTTTTAACACCAATGTCTTCACCAAGATTAACTCCTCCTCTTACTCCAATTCATAGTTATAACCAAAGTGGTATTAACCCTTTGTTTGAATCATCTGTTGATCCTGAGATGTATAAGATAAGACCATCACCTCCTCCAAAATTCAAGTTCTTGAAAGATGCTGAGGATAAATTTTGTAAGAGAAGATTGATTGAAGAAGCTTTGAAAAAGGTCCAAAAGAATGCAGCAGTTTCTCCAACTTCATCAATGGCTTCATCAAATGAGGAAGATGGTTCTTTCACTGTAACAGTGGTTAATAAACACAAGGAAAGTGAATTTGatcattatcaccaccaccatcaaaattCATCACAAATACTACCACTGTcctcatctccatctccatcaccaTCCACTGTCAAGAGTTCTAAACATTGA
- the LOC113348529 gene encoding tropinone reductase-like 3 — protein MIKMRFQGKVAIITASTQGIGMSIAERLGLDGASVVISSRKQKNVDEAVEKLKSRGIEVLGVVCHVSNAQHRKNLIDRTLQKYGKIDILVSNAAANPSADPMLRTQETLLDKLWEVNVKASILILQDAAPHLRKGSSVVFISSISAYRPPLSMGMYGVTKTALLGLTKALAVEMSPNTRVNAVVPGVIPTNFADHLIKDESARKAAERATLLDRLGTTEEIAAAAAFLASDEASYITGEILVVAGGMLSRL, from the exons ATGATCAAAATGAGATTCCAGGGGAAAGTGGCGATAATTACAGCTTCAACACAAGGTATTGGGATGAGCATAGCAGAACGACTTGGTTTAGATGGAGCTTCTGTTGTCATCTCATCTCGTAAACAG AAAAATGTAGACGAAGCAGTAGAGAAGCTAAAATCTAGAGGTATTGAAGTTTTAGGGGTTGTATGTCATGTGTCAAACGCTCAACATAGAAAGAATCTCATTGACAGGACTCTTCAG aaatatggaaaaatagaTATTCTTGTATCAAATGCCGCAGCGAATCCATCTGCAGATCCCATGTTGAGAACTCAAGAAACTCTTCTTGACAAGCTCTGGGAGGTTAACGTTAAGGCATCTATACTTATCTTGCAG GATGCAGCACCTCATTTGCGGAAAGGATCATCAGTTGtgtttatttcttcaatttcAGCGTACCGGCCTCCTTTGTCTATGGGCATGTACGGAGTGACTAAAACTGCTCTTCTAGGGCTGACCAAG GCTCTAGCGGTCGAGATGTCCCCAAATACCCGAGTGAATGCTGTTGTTCCAGGAGTAATACCCACAAACTTTGCTGACCACCTCATAAAGGATGAATCTGCT AGAAAGGCTGCCGAGAGAGCCACATTACTTGATAGGCTCGGCACGACAGAAGAGATTGCTGCAGCAGCAGCATTTTTGGCATCGGATGAAGCTTCTTACATCACTGGAGAgattctggtggtggcaggaggAATGCTGTCAAGACTTTGA